The Lolium perenne isolate Kyuss_39 chromosome 6, Kyuss_2.0, whole genome shotgun sequence genome segment ATTTTTCAAGGACATATGTAGTTTTGAAAGGGTATAAGATTCTATCTACTCCTACATTGGTAAAGAAAAACTCCTATACTAGTACATAGCTACTCAGAAAAAAGCTCATACCTATACATGGTCACTTCTCATTCTGGGAACTTTCTTAATCGATCTATGTACCGGTGAATGTTCTGGAGAGATGCTAAGCACCAACGCCGCATAAATCCATGGGGATATATATGTGCAAGTGGCGGTCGTCGACCATCTGTAAGCTAAAGTGCGGCCGTTCGGCGCTAAATGCTTTGTTTATCCATGTGACCCGGCCAATGGTACGTTCGTGCGCACTGCACACACTCACCTGAATTTTTCAGATGCAAGTTTGACTAGTGACTGATTGATGCATCTCCTAATTTGCAACCAATACCGGAATGTGTGTGACAAACAAACAAAAGGCCATGAAACATTTTACAGAAAAACCACATGGTGGCCATCCTCAGTTCCTCATGGAGCAGTGCCATGCACATttatttttatattttatttctTAAGCTAAGGTAATCTGATTAATTTACTAAGATAAGATAAGAAGACGGCCGGGTCCTTCTATTCAACACAGCATTTACACGTTTGCTCCCTTTCAGCCGACATAGTGCCCTACATGTCGATCATTtcgtttgcaccatccttcttcaccGAGCAAGCCACCCCGGCCGGCTCTATAAATATCCAACCGTCAACCTCAGTTCGCACCGCCTGGTAACAGTCGCTCAGCCAGTAGCTTCAGTTGAGCAGCACgcatcttcccttcttcttcttcgaccATCCTTGTTTGGTCTTCTAGCTCGCTAGGACGCTAGCCATGGCcgcgtgtggtggtggtggtactaATGCCGGCGCGGTTGCTGGAGCGGCGGGCGCGGGGTCGCCGTGCGGGGCTTGCAAGTTCCTCCGGCGGCGATGCGTGCAGGAGTGTGTCTTTGCGCCATACTTCAGCACCGACCAGGGCGCGGCGCGGTTCGCCGCCATCCACAAGGTCTTCGGCGCCAGCAACGCTGCCAAGCTGCTCGCCCACCTTCCCGCCGCCGACCGCTGTGAGGCCGTCGTCACCATCACCTATGAGGCCCAGTCACGGCTCCGCGACCCTGTCTACGGCTGCGTCGCACAGATCTTCGCGCTCCAGCAGCAGGTTGGCCGGTCACTTCTTCATCTCCGATCAGTCAGCTAGTCACTTCCGACAGCCATGGACGAATGCTTATGATTTTCTTGTGCATTGCAGGTGGCGATCCTGCAGGCGCAGCTGATGCAGGCCAAGGCGCAGCTGGCGTGCGGCGTCCAGAGCACCACCTCGCCAATGAGCCACCACCAGCAGTGGCCGGACAGCAGCAGCATCGCCGCCATGCTCCGGCAGCAGGACGCTAACAGCGTCGGCTTCGGCGGCGGTGCCGCGCTTCTGCCGGAGCTCATGGGCGGAGACGTCTCCATGTCGATGATGCAGCAACATTGCGGCGTCAAGACGGATGCCGGGGAGCTCCAGTACCTAGCCCAGGCCATGATGCAAAGCTCCAACTACTCCCAGTAGAAGAAGGATCAAATCCATTTCGCGCCCACGGGTCTCGTCAGAATGCTGATGGACGGAATCGTGCGGCGCCAGGTCGAGATAGAACGGAATGGATGAGGGCAATTGATTAACCTGTACTGAACTTTTTATCAGTGTTAATTCTGATCCTACATGTTACGTATAATTATATATTAGTGAGGAAGTCTGGGTTGATGATCAGTTGATTAGAGCTTATGTGTAAGCAGTTTATTGCAAGTCTTGATAATGATATCGCTGGCCAAGATATATGCTGTGGAAGTATGAGCTGCACTATAAGTCTATAACGCTTCTGAACTTTGCTCAGATGTACCCATGCATGCACTTGCAGGCTAGCAGGATGATGAACACAACTCTACTGTCTAAACCTTTCATTTTTCTATGAATGTTGTTACATTTAgtataaaaaaaatcaaaataactTTGACTTATTTGTTGTTGGAAACTTGCAAGGTTGACAATGCACCACAAAAGTACAAGGAAGAGTTATTACTAGTTCACAACTTTGAGTTTCCACCAAGTTTCCCTATCTAGAGACCCCAAAATCACTTGTATACATTCATAGCTAGGCTTGTATAAACTCATAGGCTGCTGCTGATAATCCTAGTTTTTCATGCCATGCACAAAGACTGCCCCCCTGATAACAGACATGTATGAACTGCACAGCCGCTCAGTAGCacgtttgctttttttttttcctttcgcTGAAGTATGTGATGTTCTGCATACATGTTGACCTTAGTCACTCATGCTAATGCAGGGATGCACACAAACAGATACACGGTGAAAGGTCACTGATCCCAATGGTTGATTAATTTCATTGTACAGTTGACTGCAGTTAGATGACTGACCACGTTAGTAGTTGCAGTAGTTAGTTTACTCCTACTGCTACTAGCAGTACTACAATCTACAATGCTACCACATTGATAATTAAGAACTCTAGTCACTCCAGATTCCAAATAGAACAATGCTACCACATTGAGCTAGCACGCTGATAAAATATGAGTATAGTACAAATCCATTGGAATGGTTAGACATTCTACTGACAATAATTGAGATGGGTAGATATGCCAAATACTACTGCTGACACTGTGATCCTCTAGTTTAATCAGTCATCAGATAAGAACAGTGCTACTGCTGCAAGTTTTGGAGGACTAGCATCTTGGGACTCTGCAAATTATTTCATCTTCCACATGTTCACTGAATCCATTACAATAGGCTAATTAACTAGTACAAGTTCAGGTCAGAAGCTAAATGCTAATCAAGGGCCAAATTTCGTAGCCAACCAGCAGCTAGCTACTACTGTTCAGGTCGCCAAAAGCTGCTGTATGCAATCAAGCAAGCAAGAACCTGCACATGAGCTCATTGTTTAGTTGATTCAGGGCCTGAGGTTTGCTACAAAATCTGGAGTCTCTCTCTTCATGAACACCTACAGTTCAAGCAAGGTGATGCACAGCTGATTTAAACAATGTGCATAGGGCAGTGACTTTTGTGGTTCGTCCTCTTATCGATCGGCGCAAAGCCGTAGATTTGACGCGTGATTAATGTGGGTTAGTGTAAGATGATCTTCACATGCACATGGTTAGGTGTAGCCTAGGATGCTTAGCCATCTGCGATTAGGTGGCCGCCAAAGTTTTGTTCTTGTCAGTGTCTTGAAGGTAAACAAGAGAAGTTAGATCACAGAAAGATGTGTTTTTTGCAAACCTGAAGAAGAGAAGTTACGCAAATTTTGGATGTGTTTGTCATCTTCCTGTACAAAGTTTATATTATTAGTCAATGGGCAGAGGGACCAAATTTGCAGAATACAAAGGGATTGTCTCTAAAAGCTGAAACCAATTTCATTAGTTTGTGGTTGCTTTGTCCCTTTGTGTTTTGTAAGTATTAGTATATTAGAAGAATATGTTAAGATTCAATTGGTCAAGAAGGTGGTCATTGGTCAAACAAGGGCAAGCACAAAAAGCAGGCTTATTATGGCGCTTGAGAGTAATTAGACCCACTAATCACAGACAACTTTAGCACTAATCCCAAACCATATGAAATTCGGAAGTAGTGCTTTATTCTGTGAGTGTGCAGTTGCTTTTGGTTCAGTCTTGGACCAAAAAAAGATGAGGAGGCCTTTCCAAGGTGACTTGTAATTGGAAGAGATGATAATAGAAACATCACCCGTTTGTTCCAAGCAGAAAAAGTTGGAAGAAAAGAAGACAAATGAAATGGAGTATGATGAACAGATGCCTTGGAAGTTGTGCATGTGGCGCCTCACCATCATTTCAGACTGAGAGCTTGTTTGGCCATTGCTGCTCACCAAGTTGCTTATCAAATTCTTTCTATGATACAATTTTGAGCTTTCTTTATTCTAACATTATACTTAAAGTTGTTTGTTGGTCATCGGAACTATGTAATCCCTCcgtctcagtttactagtcttcCCCGTATCACTAGGTCGCCAATTtgacctatataatttaaattatataatgcaaaaattatatcattcgaaaatagaacatctaaactttctaatgatataatttttataatatataactaatgctaacttgatcgAATTTGTGACCTACGGGTACGCGCACGCCTATAAACTGTAagagagggagtacttttcttatagAAAACGTGATTTAAAAACTTCTAATTGTTTACCCAAAATAAACTTGTGCTTGTCCGCACAGGAAGGAAAAAAGGATACCCAAACAAATCAAAAAGTTGTGATGGCGCGGCTTATTAGAAAAGAGAGAGAATAGTGAAGGTATTCAACTGTTTAGGCCCAAAATCTGATAGGCCATGGGATAAATGTTAGCAAAGATATTGTTCTCAAATTTCAGACTGATCTTATGGGATATCACGAGGCTTGCCTTTGCCAAGGTCGCTAGTGTGCGTCAACCAGTCAcggagaagcttcaacaaatcgagagagcaGCGAAAGTACCGTGAATGGGACCTCCCGTGCACGAAACTATCACGTTTCATTGCAAATCAATCCGATCCAAATTTTGTGAAACACAATGAAACACAATCGAGGATCAGTTCATTTTGAACTGACATTTGAAGTTGATATAGACTATATGGTCAAAGTGACCGTCAGAACCCTGGCGATGCCGGCAATGGGAGGAAAGCAGCATCCAAGGTCTTCCATTGCACAAAATCGTGGTGTCCAAGGAAAAATCGACGAGGCCATCAGGAACAGCTTGCTTGGCTGGTAAACATGGGAAGGGACACAGTAAATACCCTCAGCTACGTCTTGTCGGCAAGAAAGGATGGTGTCCTCAAGGCTGAATTGGAAGAAGCCACCGAAGACTCATCAATATGGTTATTATTCTGATTACTCAGATTACGAAGAGGAATACAAGAGGGGAAATGTGTAGTAGCGCAGGTGCGCAAAGCGCACCTTTaccttttttgattttttttttttatatttcaTAAATTATAATATATTTCGATTTGATTTTTCTGCAAGTCACTCAAACGGAACAA includes the following:
- the LOC127309165 gene encoding LOB domain-containing protein 16, coding for MAACGGGGTNAGAVAGAAGAGSPCGACKFLRRRCVQECVFAPYFSTDQGAARFAAIHKVFGASNAAKLLAHLPAADRCEAVVTITYEAQSRLRDPVYGCVAQIFALQQQVAILQAQLMQAKAQLACGVQSTTSPMSHHQQWPDSSSIAAMLRQQDANSVGFGGGAALLPELMGGDVSMSMMQQHCGVKTDAGELQYLAQAMMQSSNYSQ